The following coding sequences lie in one Bacteroidota bacterium genomic window:
- the tnpA gene encoding IS200/IS605 family transposase, with the protein MAGTFSQIYVQVVFAVQNRECLINSLWEEELYKYISGIIRNKEQKLLAINGMPDHIHFFIGMKPSCCLSDLVREIKKSSTEFIKEKKLSKFKFNWQEGYGAFSYSHSQIDSVVKYIMNQKEHHKKQTFREEYIDFLKKFEIEFKEDYLFKWIE; encoded by the coding sequence ATGGCGGGAACATTTTCACAGATATATGTACAGGTCGTGTTTGCCGTTCAGAATCGTGAATGCTTGATTAATTCATTGTGGGAAGAAGAATTGTATAAATACATTTCAGGAATCATCAGAAACAAAGAACAAAAGTTGCTGGCCATTAATGGAATGCCCGACCATATTCATTTCTTTATAGGAATGAAACCTTCGTGTTGCCTGTCTGATTTAGTCAGAGAAATAAAGAAATCCTCAACGGAGTTTATCAAGGAAAAGAAACTGTCAAAATTCAAATTCAATTGGCAGGAGGGTTACGGGGCTTTTTCTTACAGTCATTCGCAAATTGATTCTGTAGTGAAATACATTATGAACCAAAAGGAACATCACAAGAAGCAAACATTCAGAGAGGAGTATATTGATTTTTTGAAAAAGTTTGAAATAGAATTTAAAGAAGATTATTTGTTCAAATGGATAGAATGA
- a CDS encoding N-6 DNA methylase, protein MLQNNSTLKSLIDKLWQNFWEGGIANPLTAIEQITYLIFMKRLDDLEAKRERDAEWTGEQYVSRFSGKFNIPGSNESIDKNELRWSVFKHKPADEMLMHVQMKVFPFLKELNGGTSPFTKHMANAVFIMPKASLLVSAINIIEEIFKEIERDATEGGHAFQDIQGDVYEMLLSEIATAGKNGQFRTPRHIIKLMVELVAPQLGQRIADPACGTGGFLLGAYQYILTDLVRKKDPAKLQKDEDGFERAAISVVLTQEVKDILDKSFVGYDIDTTMVRLGLMNMMMHGIDEPKIDYKDTLSKSYNEDSQFDIVLANPPFTGNIDKSDINEGLKIPTTKTELLFVERIFNMLRKGGTAAVIVPSGVIQNSGKAFEAVRKLIIEKAELKAVITMPSGVFKPYAGVSTAILIFTKGGETDHVWFYDMQADGYSLDDKRNKIAESDLPDIVHRYKARDPKKDNDRKQKYFMVPKKEIVENNYNLNLSTYKEEVYEEVVYEKPNVIFAKLESIEGYIQSGLKELKSLIR, encoded by the coding sequence ATGCTGCAAAATAATTCAACGCTTAAATCGCTTATAGACAAGCTCTGGCAAAACTTTTGGGAAGGCGGCATTGCCAACCCTTTAACCGCCATTGAGCAAATTACCTACCTCATTTTTATGAAGCGTTTGGACGATTTGGAAGCCAAACGGGAACGGGATGCCGAATGGACAGGCGAACAATATGTCTCCCGGTTTTCGGGCAAATTCAATATTCCGGGCAGCAACGAAAGCATTGATAAAAACGAATTGCGTTGGAGTGTTTTTAAACACAAGCCCGCAGACGAAATGCTGATGCATGTGCAAATGAAAGTGTTTCCGTTTTTAAAAGAACTGAACGGAGGAACTTCTCCTTTTACCAAACACATGGCAAACGCTGTTTTTATTATGCCCAAAGCCAGTTTGCTGGTTTCTGCCATCAACATTATAGAGGAAATATTCAAAGAAATTGAAAGAGATGCCACCGAAGGCGGACATGCTTTTCAGGACATACAAGGTGATGTGTATGAAATGCTGTTGAGTGAAATTGCCACAGCAGGTAAAAACGGACAGTTCCGCACTCCACGGCATATTATTAAACTGATGGTTGAATTGGTTGCTCCGCAATTGGGGCAACGCATTGCCGACCCTGCTTGCGGAACGGGCGGTTTCTTGTTGGGTGCTTATCAATACATCCTTACCGATTTGGTAAGAAAAAAAGACCCTGCCAAGTTGCAGAAAGACGAAGACGGTTTTGAACGTGCCGCCATTAGTGTCGTGCTGACACAGGAGGTAAAAGACATTTTAGATAAAAGCTTTGTAGGTTATGACATTGACACTACCATGGTGCGTTTGGGGTTGATGAACATGATGATGCACGGCATTGATGAACCTAAAATTGATTACAAAGATACCCTGAGCAAAAGCTACAATGAAGACAGCCAGTTTGATATTGTTTTAGCCAATCCGCCTTTTACAGGAAACATAGACAAAAGCGATATTAATGAAGGGCTGAAAATACCCACTACCAAAACCGAACTGCTGTTTGTAGAACGCATTTTTAACATGCTGAGAAAGGGCGGAACGGCTGCCGTAATTGTGCCAAGCGGTGTGATACAAAACAGCGGAAAAGCATTTGAGGCGGTGCGAAAACTGATTATTGAAAAAGCCGAACTGAAAGCTGTGATTACTATGCCAAGTGGAGTATTTAAACCCTATGCAGGTGTAAGCACAGCCATCTTGATTTTTACCAAAGGCGGTGAAACCGACCATGTATGGTTTTACGACATGCAAGCAGACGGCTACAGCTTAGACGATAAGCGAAATAAAATTGCAGAAAGCGATTTACCCGACATTGTGCACCGATACAAAGCAAGAGACCCAAAAAAAGACAACGACCGAAAGCAAAAATACTTTATGGTGCCGAAAAAAGAGATTGTAGAAAACAACTACAACCTAAACCTGAGCACCTACAAAGAGGAAGTGTATGAAGAAGTGGTATATGAAAAACCGAATGTGATTTTCGCAAAATTGGAAAGCATTGAAGGGTATATTCAAAGTGGTTTAAAAGAACTAAAGTCATTGATTCGATGA
- a CDS encoding restriction endonuclease subunit S produces the protein MTLLKDIVQIEKGRKYKLLEEKQEGAIRVFQANDFRNENKPLYTLDADGVLAQEDDIILVWDGSVGQMGIGKSGYVGSTMVKLKVKNKKQFSPFFIYRFLQTKSEYLKRKATGSTIMHINRKSLEQLEVPDLEIDDQLHIANILSKAENLIAQRKESIRLLDEFLKSTFLEMFGDPSTNRKKFTKGKIKDVVTEVKYGTSSPAEDEGLYPYLRMNNITPDGYMDYSKLKYINIVDDKEKEKYVVRKGDLLFNRTNSKELVGKTGVFNEDSEMIIAGYLIRVRTNEKANPWFLWGYLNSIHGKKTLLGMCKSIVGMANINAQELQGIKILIPPIELQTQFARIVEKTESLKTQYQQSLQELEKLYGSLSQKAFRGELSVKQNNSITS, from the coding sequence ATGACATTACTAAAAGACATAGTTCAAATAGAGAAAGGCAGAAAATACAAATTGCTTGAAGAAAAGCAGGAAGGCGCAATACGTGTGTTTCAAGCAAACGATTTCCGAAATGAAAACAAACCTCTTTACACGTTAGATGCAGATGGAGTTTTAGCTCAAGAAGATGATATTATATTGGTTTGGGACGGTTCTGTTGGGCAAATGGGTATTGGCAAAAGTGGTTATGTAGGAAGCACTATGGTAAAATTGAAAGTGAAAAACAAAAAACAGTTTTCACCTTTTTTCATTTATCGTTTTCTGCAAACCAAATCAGAATATCTAAAGCGGAAAGCTACTGGTTCAACCATCATGCACATAAACAGGAAGTCATTGGAACAACTTGAAGTTCCTGATTTAGAAATTGACGACCAACTCCACATCGCCAACATATTAAGCAAAGCCGAAAACCTGATAGCCCAACGCAAAGAAAGCATCCGCCTGCTGGATGAATTTTTGAAAAGCACGTTTTTGGAAATGTTTGGAGACCCATCAACAAACAGAAAGAAATTTACGAAGGGTAAAATAAAAGATGTTGTTACCGAAGTAAAATATGGCACAAGCAGTCCAGCCGAAGATGAAGGATTGTATCCATATCTGAGAATGAACAATATCACACCTGATGGTTACATGGATTATTCAAAGTTGAAATACATCAATATTGTTGACGATAAGGAGAAAGAAAAATATGTTGTTAGAAAAGGGGATTTACTTTTCAATCGAACTAATTCTAAAGAGTTAGTCGGAAAAACTGGTGTCTTCAATGAAGATTCAGAAATGATAATTGCTGGTTACTTAATTCGTGTTAGGACGAATGAAAAGGCAAATCCTTGGTTTTTATGGGGCTATTTGAATTCTATTCATGGTAAAAAAACATTGCTCGGTATGTGTAAAAGCATTGTAGGAATGGCAAATATAAACGCACAAGAATTACAAGGAATAAAAATTCTGATTCCACCAATCGAACTCCAAACCCAATTTGCCCGCATCGTAGAAAAAACAGAATCCCTCAAAACCCAATACCAACAAAGCTTGCAGGAGTTGGAGAAATTGTATGGCAGT